The Paenibacillus tianjinensis genome has a window encoding:
- a CDS encoding sensor histidine kinase — MASEDYSPGRGRIPLKKLFDTLSKTLFLYNFSIRSRLILYFLFLVLLPTTIISITVYNKSADIITRNVNTSIENNLNLVQDNLDQRFTSANNSMIALYLNTEFADLISSNRPTDSTGIINELAALNKILENFPANGTSGSSFVPMLYMLNRPEYTQYNFSRRVFNIDQISLKPWYLAIPAKSDFTVIGLSSLDSRFTIKFAKRLFGIRHAQLPFAGLLTIDIPVSEFSTLLDHYKPTPGSRIYIVDQTGTIAISPEESLIGQNISTRDYFSKISPADADSGTFHSFRHVIGGEKMLVSYQNIQATGWTILSFSPVSELNGELASFQRVMYVVIGICMLVSLTMALLLSENISAPIRKFIQSMSHAESGNFNIIIRYRRKDEFSYLFNRYNKLLQQIKALIDKLYVTELRKKEAELKTLQAQINPHFLYNTLDSINWLAINHNVPEISSMVTSLSDFFRYSLSKGRNIIPLRDELKQVESYLGIQQFRFQDKLEYELEEVDPRLLTECLVVKLSIQPLVENAIIHGIQQRRGKGKIRIRVTSAQEVLFVSVFDDGVGADPERLNLLLTDQQPGNQSYGIRNVHTRIQQFFGEAYGIRYYANNEDHSGLLAMIRFPVVTTWNEVIEDVDHDRSG; from the coding sequence ATGGCAAGTGAAGATTATTCTCCGGGACGGGGGAGGATTCCACTGAAGAAATTATTTGACACTCTGTCTAAAACCCTCTTTCTGTACAATTTCAGTATCCGCAGCCGGCTGATCCTCTATTTCCTGTTCCTGGTCCTGCTTCCTACGACGATTATATCCATCACCGTATATAACAAATCCGCCGATATTATCACCCGAAATGTGAATACATCGATCGAGAACAATCTTAATCTGGTACAGGATAACCTGGATCAGAGATTCACCAGCGCCAACAATTCGATGATCGCCCTCTACCTCAATACCGAATTCGCCGACCTGATCTCCTCTAACCGCCCTACCGACAGCACCGGAATCATTAATGAATTGGCCGCCCTCAACAAAATTCTGGAGAATTTCCCGGCGAACGGAACCTCGGGAAGCAGCTTTGTGCCAATGCTTTACATGCTGAACCGCCCGGAATATACCCAGTATAATTTCTCCAGACGCGTGTTTAATATCGATCAGATCTCGCTGAAGCCCTGGTATCTGGCCATTCCGGCCAAGTCCGATTTCACCGTCATAGGGCTCAGCTCACTGGATTCAAGATTTACCATTAAGTTCGCCAAGCGCCTGTTCGGCATCCGGCATGCCCAGCTGCCCTTTGCCGGCCTGCTTACGATTGATATTCCGGTGAGCGAATTCAGCACACTGCTGGATCATTACAAGCCTACCCCCGGCAGCCGGATCTATATCGTTGACCAGACAGGGACCATTGCCATTAGCCCTGAGGAGAGCCTGATTGGCCAGAATATCAGCACCCGGGATTATTTCAGCAAAATAAGCCCGGCGGATGCAGACTCCGGCACCTTTCATTCCTTCCGCCACGTCATCGGCGGTGAGAAGATGCTTGTCTCCTACCAGAATATTCAGGCTACCGGCTGGACGATTCTCTCTTTCTCTCCGGTCAGCGAGCTTAACGGGGAACTGGCCTCCTTCCAGCGGGTCATGTATGTCGTGATCGGCATCTGTATGCTGGTGTCACTGACGATGGCCCTGCTGCTGTCGGAGAATATCTCTGCGCCAATCCGCAAGTTCATCCAGTCGATGTCCCATGCCGAAAGCGGGAACTTCAACATCATTATCCGCTACCGGCGCAAGGATGAATTCTCCTATTTATTCAACCGCTACAATAAGCTGCTGCAGCAGATCAAGGCGCTGATCGACAAGCTGTATGTCACCGAGCTGCGCAAAAAAGAAGCCGAGCTAAAAACGCTCCAGGCCCAGATCAATCCGCATTTTCTCTATAATACGCTGGATTCGATCAACTGGCTGGCGATCAATCATAACGTTCCCGAGATCAGCAGTATGGTGACATCGCTGTCTGATTTTTTCAGATATAGCCTAAGTAAAGGGCGGAATATCATCCCGCTGCGCGATGAGCTGAAGCAGGTGGAGAGCTATCTCGGTATCCAGCAGTTCCGCTTCCAGGATAAGCTGGAGTACGAATTGGAAGAAGTGGACCCCCGGCTGCTTACGGAATGCCTGGTGGTCAAGCTGAGCATTCAGCCGCTGGTGGAGAATGCGATTATTCACGGGATTCAGCAGCGCCGCGGCAAAGGAAAAATCCGCATCCGGGTGACTTCCGCCCAGGAGGTCCTGTTCGTTTCCGTTTTTGACGACGGGGTCGGTGCTGATCCTGAGCGGCTGAACCTGCTGCTGACCGATCAGCAGCCCGGCAACCAGTCCTACGGCATCCGTAATGTGCATACAAGAATCCAGCAGTTTTTCGGGGAGGCCTACGGCATCCGTTATTATGCCAATAACGAGGATCACTCCGGCCTACTGGCCATGATCCGGTTTCCGGTCGTTACTACATGGAATGAGGTGATCGAAGATGTTGACCATGATCGTAGCGGATGA
- a CDS encoding ABC transporter substrate-binding protein: protein MKRILVFSMAVLLCGLVVYAIAYDRPLLVDFAPEPSPAVQPHTQIRIALYDWTENLEVKNAINQYNKTNPDGIEISIMNISTDVYDDTLNMLMTSGQGPDVFSVDNAWLATYVNKGYLANLSSALAPEDMNRFPEWARAYAESSLFKGGIYFMPSSIETVRLIYNKQLFRIAGLDPELPPATFAEMKSAAGKISQAGVGVNKYGFALAAGDSQYSLQTGLELSNTYSGVYLYDYRSGYYDLNGYKPWLQMLLDMKAQGSLYPGETLLKRNSALRQFADGNIGMMYVTSKDYVKLQEYMPKDDWGVAMPPVTEASKLGAGALMMIPHSPLVVNSAAADREAAIKVWTFLQSEEFLTILFHQALALPVVDGILNLPNMAPGLAHFTEFYPTAADSIYPLPPQIMDQYDPSTVSIEPRDAGDRPRLQLYLQIISGEKSLSEALSGETARLNQMLDIAATGYSFKHEEYIYPGFDPKDPLKAQSLEQILSLEKK, encoded by the coding sequence ATGAAACGAATCCTCGTCTTTAGTATGGCTGTGTTGCTCTGCGGGCTGGTGGTCTATGCGATTGCCTATGACCGGCCGCTGCTGGTCGATTTCGCTCCCGAGCCTTCTCCTGCAGTGCAGCCGCACACCCAGATCCGGATTGCCCTCTATGACTGGACAGAGAATCTGGAAGTGAAGAATGCGATTAACCAATACAACAAAACGAACCCCGACGGGATTGAGATCAGTATTATGAATATCTCTACGGATGTATATGATGATACGCTGAATATGCTGATGACCTCGGGACAGGGGCCGGATGTGTTCAGTGTTGACAATGCCTGGCTGGCTACTTATGTGAACAAAGGGTATCTGGCTAATCTGTCCTCCGCGCTGGCTCCTGAGGACATGAACAGATTTCCGGAATGGGCCAGAGCCTATGCGGAAAGCTCCTTGTTCAAGGGCGGGATTTATTTCATGCCCTCCAGCATTGAAACCGTCCGGCTGATCTACAACAAACAGCTGTTTCGGATCGCCGGCCTTGATCCGGAGCTGCCGCCGGCGACCTTTGCCGAGATGAAGTCGGCTGCCGGTAAAATCAGCCAGGCCGGAGTCGGTGTGAACAAATACGGGTTCGCGCTTGCAGCCGGCGACAGCCAGTACAGCCTGCAGACCGGGCTGGAGCTGTCGAATACGTACAGCGGTGTGTATCTGTATGATTACCGGAGCGGTTATTACGACCTGAACGGTTATAAGCCATGGCTGCAGATGCTCCTGGATATGAAGGCCCAGGGCAGTCTGTATCCAGGGGAAACTCTGCTCAAGCGCAACAGTGCCCTGCGCCAGTTCGCTGACGGCAATATCGGCATGATGTATGTAACCAGCAAAGATTATGTGAAATTGCAGGAATATATGCCAAAGGATGACTGGGGGGTAGCCATGCCGCCGGTGACGGAGGCCTCCAAACTTGGGGCCGGGGCATTAATGATGATTCCGCACTCTCCGCTCGTTGTCAACAGCGCGGCTGCAGACCGCGAGGCGGCGATTAAGGTCTGGACCTTCCTGCAGTCAGAGGAATTTCTGACGATCCTGTTCCACCAGGCCTTGGCACTTCCGGTGGTTGACGGCATTCTTAATCTGCCCAACATGGCTCCCGGCCTGGCCCACTTCACGGAGTTCTATCCGACGGCGGCCGATTCGATCTATCCGCTCCCGCCGCAGATCATGGACCAGTATGATCCGAGCACCGTGTCGATAGAGCCGAGGGATGCAGGCGACCGTCCGCGGCTGCAGCTGTATCTGCAGATTATATCCGGCGAGAAGAGCTTGAGTGAAGCGCTGAGCGGCGAAACTGCCCGGCTGAATCAGATGCTGGACATCGCGGCAACAGGGTACTCTTTTAAGCATGAGGAATATATTTATCCGGGGTTTGATCCGAAGGACCCGCTGAA